The genomic region CCATGTGCCAGCCAAAGTTTGTAAACATATTCAGGAGTGGTTCCCTGAGCCCCACCGCCGGTATGTGCGTGCATATCAAAAAAGCCGGGAAGGAGATACATTCCTTCAGCATCCAGAACTTTTGTGTTTTCATCGGCTTGAGGCCTGCGGTTTTCGTTGATCGGCAGGCCGGGATAACCAACGGTACGAATGGAGGCAATGCGGTTACCTTCCACTACAATATCAACTGGACCGGTAGCGGGTGAGCCGGTGCCGTCAATTAAATTCACTCCGCGAATAATGAGTCGTTCATAAGGTCCTTCACCCTCTGTGCGTTCTGGAGCATCCGGCATCTGTGCCTGGACCGAAAAAGATCCTAATAAGAGAAATAAGAAAAGTAGCTTTAGTGATTTCATAAATAGATTATTGAATTGCAGAATATTTTTGAATGTACTGCAAAGAAAGCTTCTACATCGTAAAATTAAGTTAGAGCAAAAGAGCTCCTTCATGTTTAAGGAGCCATTCCTTACGTTTTAGTCCACCGGCATAGCCGGTCAATTTTTGATCTGATCCGACCACCCGGTGGCATGGAACAACAATGGCGATCGGATTCTTACCATTTGCCCGGCCGACAGCCTGTGATGCTTTTTCATCTCCAACTTTTTTTGCGATCGAGCCATAAGAAGTAGTTGAACCCTGTGGAATTTCGAGGAGCTGTTTCCAGACCTGCTGTTCAAACTTGGTGCCGTCGGGAAGGAGTTCCAATTGGAATGCCGTTCTGTTTCCTTCAAAATATTCTCTGAGCTGAGTTTTTGCAGATTCGGTGTGAATATCGGGATCTTCAGGTCCGTCAAAATCCATAAATTTTATTTCGGTAATACCCGAACCGTTGGAGAGAATGCGAAGATAGCCGATGGGGATTTCGAGATAGCTAACGTATGTCAATTAATTAAGTATTTTGTGATGTTTATCTAAGGATATCAACTGAACCGGTTTTATCAAAATCAAAACTCGAAAGTTCAAAGTAAGGCAGGTCAGAACCAATGGTTGTTGAACCTGTTAATTTATACTCAAGATCTTCATCTCCACTTAAAATCCGGTACGCGCTCATCCCGGCATTCAAAAAGCTGATGGAAACGGGTAATTTAATATCTTTCGAAGATCCTTCTGCCAGGTTAATTTCTTCAGTCATTAATCCTGAAATAGACTCGAGCCCATTTATTTGAAGATTGTAAGCAAGTCGGGTCATTTGTAACTGAAATGAGTTTGGGTTCTCCACATTCAATTCAATACTCAGGTCTGCACCATTTAATGAAAGTTTATCGACGGAGAAATTATTCAAAGAGATGGCAGGCCTTTTGACTACCGGAATTTTTCCGCCATGCTGAACCGGAACGCTGAGGCGACCAATAATTGGCAGGTCAAAACCAAATTCTACTGCAAAATTAAATTCAGATTCACTTTCATTTCGTAAGCTTTCAATGGTTTGGAGCAGTTCAGAGTAATTTAATTGTAAGGGTATTTTTACACTGCTGCTTTGATGAGCACCGATTTTAGTTTCCCGGTTTTCATTACCTGATAAAAAATTCAAATCATTGATGTCAAGTGCATAGTTATAGGAAGCCAGGTCAATGCCTATGTTATTTGGGTTTTCAATTTCAACATCTGCTGTAACTTCAACAGCATGCAGCGATAGGATCGTCACATTCATGTCAGTTATGGAAACTGTAGGTTTACTGACGTTTGATAACTCCCCGAGTTGAGCACAAGATTGGAAGATGGTTACCCCAGCGAATAACAAGAAGACTGATAAAATTTTAATGCAGTAATTCATTGGGTATTTCATGAAATCATGGATT from Gracilimonas sp. harbors:
- a CDS encoding methylated-DNA--[protein]-cysteine S-methyltransferase, which gives rise to MTYVSYLEIPIGYLRILSNGSGITEIKFMDFDGPEDPDIHTESAKTQLREYFEGNRTAFQLELLPDGTKFEQQVWKQLLEIPQGSTTSYGSIAKKVGDEKASQAVGRANGKNPIAIVVPCHRVVGSDQKLTGYAGGLKRKEWLLKHEGALLL
- a CDS encoding LEA type 2 family protein, with product MNVTILSLHAVEVTADVEIENPNNIGIDLASYNYALDINDLNFLSGNENRETKIGAHQSSSVKIPLQLNYSELLQTIESLRNESESEFNFAVEFGFDLPIIGRLSVPVQHGGKIPVVKRPAISLNNFSVDKLSLNGADLSIELNVENPNSFQLQMTRLAYNLQINGLESISGLMTEEINLAEGSSKDIKLPVSISFLNAGMSAYRILSGDEDLEYKLTGSTTIGSDLPYFELSSFDFDKTGSVDILR